One window of the Diospyros lotus cultivar Yz01 chromosome 12, ASM1463336v1, whole genome shotgun sequence genome contains the following:
- the LOC127814076 gene encoding auxin-responsive protein SAUR36-like yields the protein MKKTRGFRLGRRLVKVFKWVIRPRTKPRAYQVLNPPQSSTCKAISKLWSWSRSLKQGALGLCFPKPGYVRVGHDPEFSNQKSVPKGHLAVYVREKDNDTHRYLVPVNYFNHPLFGSLLKQAEKEFGYDHRGGIQIPCRVSEFESVQTKIAATARGRSWRPRSLTC from the coding sequence ATGAAGAAAACCAGAGGTTTCCGGCTGGGCCGCCGGCTCGTGAAGGTCTTCAAGTGGGTAATCCGGCCAAGAACGAAGCCCAGAGCCTACCAGGTTCTGAACCCGCCCCAAAGTTCAACCTGCAAAGCCATTTCCAAGCTCTGGAGCTGGAGCCGTTCTCTGAAGCAGGGAGCGCTGGGGCTCTGTTTCCCGAAACCGGGTTACGTCCGGGTTGGCCACGATCCGGAATTCTCTAATCAGAAGAGCGTGCCAAAGGGCCACCTGGCGGTGTACGTGCGCGAGAAGGACAACGACACCCACCGGTATTTGGTGCCCGTGAATTACTTCAATCACCCGCTGTTCGGGAGCTTGTTAAAGCAGGCTGAGAAGGAGTTCGGGTACGATCATCGGGGAGGGATCCAGATTCCGTGCCGGGTGTCCGAGTTCGAGAGCGTCCAGACGAAAATCGCGGCGACGGCCAGGGGGCGGAGCTGGAGACCCAGGAGCTTGACGTGTTAA